One genomic window of Desulfurococcus mucosus DSM 2162 includes the following:
- a CDS encoding pyridoxal phosphate-dependent aminotransferase, translated as MSVSRRVSSLPVNPQRVLIAKAEELSRRGVKVYNYTAGQPGLPPDTEALNYFIEMLRRDPFKHFRYVSTQGLPELRTAISEDLRKYGGVDVEPSNILVTTGGADGLVLSIYTLLDEGDTLLLLDPSYSVYWDLARLAGLRVETCRQLYENGFNPDPECIKDKLGSSAKAILLASPDNPTSRVINSEVAKTIVDVAYERKAWIIYDVAYKHLVYEGEHVWFEKLAPSMDRLVVVGSFSKDIAIPGGRLGYVYGPSNAIAEMTKLKGVLGIVAPVPMQWMAYYYLSGGFKEKYLREVIPVYRRRRDAAYEALKKNLPRARVLKPAASMYLFPDMAHYIREKGLDDVGFTMKLIEEKGVAMLPGSIFGESGSNHLRITFVTMDEKNLVEGIELLAEFVGEK; from the coding sequence ATGAGCGTATCAAGGCGAGTATCATCTCTCCCAGTTAACCCTCAAAGAGTGCTCATCGCGAAGGCGGAGGAGCTTTCGAGGCGAGGCGTCAAGGTGTACAACTATACAGCAGGTCAACCAGGGTTACCGCCGGATACGGAGGCACTTAACTACTTCATCGAGATGCTTAGAAGAGACCCGTTCAAGCACTTCAGGTACGTCTCCACGCAGGGTCTCCCAGAGTTGAGGACGGCGATCTCCGAGGATCTGAGGAAGTACGGCGGGGTAGATGTGGAGCCTTCAAACATCCTTGTTACAACCGGCGGTGCCGATGGGCTCGTCTTATCGATATACACCCTGCTTGACGAGGGCGACACCCTGCTGCTCCTAGACCCCTCGTACAGCGTGTACTGGGATCTAGCAAGGCTAGCCGGCTTAAGGGTTGAGACATGTAGACAGCTATATGAAAACGGCTTCAACCCGGATCCTGAATGCATAAAGGATAAGCTGGGCTCCAGCGCCAAAGCTATACTGTTAGCGAGCCCTGATAACCCTACGAGCAGGGTGATCAATAGCGAGGTAGCTAAGACAATCGTGGATGTTGCTTATGAAAGGAAGGCATGGATAATCTATGACGTGGCTTACAAGCACTTAGTGTACGAAGGGGAACATGTGTGGTTCGAGAAGCTTGCCCCCTCAATGGACCGGCTCGTGGTAGTGGGCTCCTTCAGCAAGGACATAGCCATCCCTGGAGGCAGGCTAGGCTACGTCTACGGACCCAGCAATGCGATTGCTGAGATGACGAAGCTCAAGGGAGTGCTCGGCATAGTGGCACCTGTACCAATGCAGTGGATGGCCTACTACTATCTCTCCGGCGGCTTCAAGGAGAAGTATCTGCGTGAAGTGATACCGGTGTACAGGAGGAGGCGTGACGCAGCATATGAGGCTTTAAAGAAGAATCTGCCGAGGGCAAGGGTGCTTAAACCGGCTGCAAGCATGTACCTGTTCCCCGACATGGCCCACTATATCAGGGAGAAAGGGCTTGACGACGTCGGCTTCACAATGAAGCTGATCGAGGAGAAGGGTGTTGCAATGCTGCCCGGCTCCATATTCGGTGAATCCGGGAGTAACCACCTCAGGATAACCTTCGTCACGATGGATGAGAAGAACCTTGTGGAAGGCATAGAACTCCTCGCGGAATTCGTCGGTGAGAAGTAG
- a CDS encoding deoxyhypusine synthase codes for MRNSVLKEEVKDVRIAADMSICDLVEQLGNAHGFMAGHVYRASQILYEMIADSDATRLLAFTGNIVSTGIRGLLAEMIREGFFHGVITTCGAVDHDIARGTGHAYYKGDWLYDDTMLRALEIHRLGNILIPLENYGLAVEKFTRPLLEDLAKVKKKWSVSELLYEAGKRIRDENSILRAAYEKNIPVFVPGVFDGSFGSQIVFNQVSTGIEVDIISDEKKIIDMVFAAKKLGALIIGGGISKHHTIWWAQLRDGLDYAVYVTTAVEYDGSLSGAQPREAISWGKLKPSGRHVVVYADATIALPLIVGGMLCRARKGG; via the coding sequence ATGAGGAATAGCGTTTTAAAGGAGGAAGTGAAAGACGTGAGGATCGCAGCCGACATGTCTATCTGCGACCTAGTCGAGCAGCTTGGAAACGCCCACGGCTTCATGGCTGGACACGTGTACAGGGCGAGCCAGATACTTTACGAGATGATAGCGGACTCCGACGCTACAAGACTCCTTGCTTTCACAGGCAACATTGTTTCCACAGGTATCCGCGGACTCCTCGCGGAGATGATAAGGGAGGGATTCTTCCACGGCGTCATAACTACTTGCGGGGCGGTTGACCACGACATAGCAAGGGGAACTGGACACGCATACTACAAGGGTGACTGGCTCTACGATGACACAATGTTGAGGGCGCTCGAGATACATAGGCTTGGAAACATTTTAATCCCACTTGAAAACTACGGGCTGGCTGTTGAGAAGTTTACACGGCCCCTCCTCGAGGACCTGGCCAAGGTGAAGAAGAAGTGGAGTGTGAGCGAGCTCCTCTACGAGGCGGGTAAAAGGATAAGGGATGAGAACAGCATACTGCGTGCAGCCTACGAGAAAAACATACCTGTCTTCGTGCCAGGGGTGTTCGACGGCAGCTTCGGCTCACAGATAGTCTTCAACCAGGTTTCAACGGGGATAGAGGTCGACATCATCAGTGATGAAAAAAAGATAATAGACATGGTGTTCGCGGCGAAGAAGCTTGGTGCATTAATCATTGGTGGAGGAATAAGCAAACACCATACGATATGGTGGGCCCAGCTGAGGGATGGATTAGACTACGCCGTATATGTTACAACAGCCGTGGAGTACGATGGCAGCCTCAGCGGTGCGCAGCCAAGGGAGGCTATCAGCTGGGGAAAGCTGAAGCCGTCGGGAAGGCATGTAGTCGTGTATGCTGATGCAACTATAGCACTCCCCCTGATAGTTGGAGGCATGCTTTGCCGGGCGAGGAAAGGGGGCTAA
- a CDS encoding tRNA(Ile)(2)-agmatinylcytidine synthase produces MSWIRLHIGLDDVDSPLGGCTTHLAVRIAYKLSQRSDVEFTDYPNLIRLNPAVPWKTRGNGAVALRILLRGEAALDDVVGLVESEVEEYIAEYANPKHQPSIVFLEGDVPEYLGAYGGKALYDFIPLDYALRIVGKLGGAVKVYAPRGKRGVIGSLAAIGNQMLSGDYTYELIAYRTREYIGKPRMVDEDSIVEMDEATRGRTILNYDYESGRPLVIPRGPDPVLYGVRGETPLDVIEASKLIRVLEPIEYMAVFRTNQHTDSHLKPVGSICDVHPYMCVRLTGVVASKPRRIQGGHLVFKLCDDCCIDVAVYEPTKHFRDVVGELEPGDRVEAMGCVRPGSRTHGATLNLEKICVKELSKKTITRNPLCPVCGRRMESAGRGKGFKCRHCGFRTTELGKETIEVPRRLGKECYQPPFHVFKHVMRPLDRMPRGKVFTPSELIQPFVWKP; encoded by the coding sequence TTGAGCTGGATTAGGCTCCACATAGGGTTGGATGATGTAGATTCACCTCTAGGTGGCTGTACAACACACTTAGCGGTTAGAATAGCATACAAGCTATCCCAGAGAAGCGATGTAGAGTTCACCGACTACCCCAACCTTATCAGGCTAAACCCGGCTGTCCCATGGAAGACCAGGGGAAACGGTGCGGTAGCATTGAGGATACTGCTCCGAGGCGAGGCGGCTTTAGATGACGTGGTTGGACTTGTTGAATCAGAGGTTGAGGAGTATATAGCTGAATACGCTAACCCAAAGCATCAGCCGTCAATAGTCTTTCTAGAGGGCGATGTCCCGGAATACCTTGGTGCATACGGTGGGAAAGCACTCTACGACTTCATCCCGCTCGACTACGCGTTGAGAATCGTTGGCAAACTAGGGGGAGCGGTTAAGGTATATGCTCCAAGAGGGAAGAGGGGTGTAATAGGCTCCCTGGCAGCCATAGGGAACCAGATGCTCAGCGGAGACTACACCTACGAGCTAATAGCCTACAGGACCCGGGAGTACATTGGTAAGCCCAGGATGGTCGACGAGGATAGCATAGTGGAGATGGATGAAGCAACCAGGGGTAGGACGATCCTCAACTATGACTATGAATCCGGGAGACCCCTCGTAATCCCCAGGGGTCCCGACCCAGTTCTATATGGTGTTAGAGGGGAGACACCGCTGGATGTCATTGAGGCATCGAAATTAATCAGGGTGTTGGAGCCCATAGAGTACATGGCTGTCTTCCGTACAAATCAGCACACCGACAGCCATCTCAAACCAGTTGGCTCCATATGCGATGTACACCCATACATGTGTGTAAGGCTGACTGGAGTAGTGGCCTCGAAGCCGAGGAGGATTCAGGGAGGCCACTTGGTCTTCAAATTATGCGATGACTGCTGCATAGATGTAGCTGTCTACGAGCCTACGAAGCACTTCAGGGACGTGGTCGGGGAACTGGAGCCAGGAGACAGGGTCGAGGCGATGGGATGCGTGAGACCGGGAAGCAGGACCCATGGTGCAACATTGAACCTTGAGAAGATATGTGTGAAGGAGCTCTCCAAGAAGACCATTACACGTAACCCTCTATGCCCTGTATGCGGTAGGAGGATGGAGAGTGCGGGAAGGGGCAAGGGGTTCAAGTGCAGGCACTGCGGCTTCAGGACAACTGAACTGGGCAAGGAGACTATTGAGGTTCCCAGGCGGCTGGGTAAGGAGTGTTATCAGCCGCCATTCCATGTATTCAAGCATGTTATGCGCCCCCTTGACAGGATGCCCCGTGGAAAGGTTTTCACTCCTAGTGAACTCATACAGCCTTTCGTATGGAAGCCCTGA